From Pararhodobacter zhoushanensis, the proteins below share one genomic window:
- the glgC gene encoding glucose-1-phosphate adenylyltransferase, with translation MTPSTTRLSKRSMAFILAGGRGSRLHELTDHRAKPAVYFGGKTRIIDFALSNAFNSGISKMAIATQYKAHSLIRHCQRGWNFFRSERNEYLDILPASQRVDEHHWYEGTADAVYQNTDIVDSYDIDYVIILAGDHIYKMDYEVMLSEHAESGADVTVGCLTVPRSDASAFGVMAIDHAGRITDFIEKPSNPPGLPDDPDSALVSMGIYVFRWKFLRQLLMDDAADPSSSRDFGSDIIPNVVRNGKAMAHRFESSCVRHRDDAPSYWRDVGTLDAFWKANIDLTGFDPDLDLWDRNWPIWTYSESVPPAKFIHNEESRRGVALSSLVSGGCIISGTEVRNSLLFTGVHSNSWSSLTHAVVLPYATINRHARLTKVVIDRGVVIPDGLVVGEDPEEDAKWFRVSPGGVTLITQSMLDRRESKL, from the coding sequence ATGACCCCCTCGACCACGCGCCTCTCCAAGCGAAGCATGGCCTTCATTCTGGCCGGCGGACGCGGCAGCCGGTTGCACGAACTGACCGACCACCGCGCCAAACCGGCGGTCTATTTCGGCGGCAAGACCCGGATCATCGACTTTGCGCTGTCGAATGCCTTCAACTCGGGCATCAGCAAGATGGCCATCGCGACGCAGTACAAGGCCCATTCGCTGATCCGCCATTGCCAGCGCGGCTGGAACTTCTTCCGCTCGGAACGTAACGAATATCTCGACATCCTGCCCGCCAGCCAGCGCGTTGACGAGCATCACTGGTACGAGGGCACCGCCGATGCCGTCTACCAGAACACCGATATCGTCGACAGTTATGATATTGATTATGTTATCATTCTGGCCGGAGACCACATCTACAAGATGGATTACGAGGTCATGCTGTCCGAGCATGCCGAAAGCGGGGCCGATGTGACCGTCGGCTGTCTGACCGTTCCGCGCAGCGACGCCAGCGCCTTTGGCGTCATGGCCATCGACCACGCCGGGCGCATCACCGATTTCATCGAGAAACCCTCCAACCCGCCCGGTCTGCCCGATGATCCCGACAGCGCGCTGGTGTCGATGGGGATCTATGTGTTTCGCTGGAAATTCCTGCGGCAGCTGTTGATGGATGACGCCGCCGATCCCAGTTCCTCGCGCGATTTCGGCAGTGACATCATCCCGAATGTGGTGCGCAACGGCAAGGCGATGGCCCATCGGTTCGAGAGCAGCTGCGTGCGCCACCGTGACGATGCCCCCTCCTACTGGCGCGACGTCGGCACGCTCGATGCGTTCTGGAAAGCCAATATCGACCTGACCGGCTTCGACCCCGATCTGGATCTGTGGGACCGCAACTGGCCGATCTGGACCTATTCCGAAAGCGTCCCGCCCGCCAAATTCATCCACAACGAAGAAAGCCGCCGGGGTGTTGCGCTGTCCTCGCTGGTGTCGGGCGGCTGCATCATCTCGGGCACCGAGGTGCGCAATTCGCTGCTGTTCACCGGCGTGCATTCCAACAGCTGGTCCTCGCTGACCCATGCGGTCGTGCTGCCCTATGCCACGATCAACCGCCACGCGCGGCTGACCAAGGTGGTGATTGATCGCGGGGTGGTGATCCCCGACGGGCTGGTCGTGGGCGAAGATCCCGAAGAAGACGCCAAGTGGTTCCGCGTCAGCCCGGGCGGTGTGACGTTGATCACCCAGTCCATGCTCGACCGTCGAGAGAGCAAGTTATGA
- the glgA gene encoding glycogen synthase GlgA: protein MSQTPALRAVLAVASECAPLIKTGGLADVVGALPGALASQGWAIRTLLPGYRRVLAALGKPRVVRELPSLLGSKARVLAANVDGLDMLVLDAPDLFDRDGTPYLDANGNDWRDNDLRFAALSQAAALIAKDGIGDWTPEIVHLHDWQAGLTPVYMSELGATQPTLLTIHNIAFHGLTGYNRMRALALPPSGFHPDGFEYYGHISALKAGLTGAWAITTVSPTYAQELTTEEFGLGLEGVIRARAAQMTGILNGIDTDQWTPTSDPAIVPFSTPRGKVANTVALRAEFGLAPSDGPLAAVVSRLSDQKGLDLLLGALPALLDGGGQLVLLGSGDRRMENDWLNAAAAHPGQVAVRIGYDETLSHRIYAGADAILVPSRFEPCGLTQMYGLRYGAVPVVARTGGLADTVINANAAALAAGCATGIVHAPKSIAALAHALTHLCRLWHDRPAFQRLQRNAMKHPVGWEASAPLYAALYGQLAAAHPESS from the coding sequence ATGAGCCAGACGCCCGCGCTGCGAGCGGTCCTTGCGGTCGCTTCGGAATGCGCCCCGCTGATCAAGACGGGCGGCCTGGCCGATGTGGTCGGCGCCCTGCCCGGTGCGCTGGCTTCGCAGGGCTGGGCGATCCGCACGCTGCTGCCGGGCTATCGGCGGGTGCTGGCGGCGCTGGGCAAGCCGCGTGTGGTGCGCGAGCTGCCGTCGCTTCTGGGCAGCAAAGCGCGCGTGCTGGCGGCAAATGTTGACGGGCTGGACATGCTGGTGCTGGATGCGCCGGATCTGTTTGACCGCGACGGCACGCCCTATCTGGACGCCAACGGCAATGACTGGCGCGACAACGACCTGCGCTTTGCCGCCCTGTCCCAGGCAGCGGCGCTGATCGCCAAGGACGGGATCGGCGACTGGACGCCCGAAATCGTGCATCTGCACGACTGGCAGGCCGGGCTCACGCCCGTTTACATGAGCGAACTGGGCGCGACCCAACCGACGCTGCTGACCATCCACAACATCGCCTTTCACGGCCTGACCGGGTACAACCGGATGCGCGCGCTGGCGCTGCCGCCGTCGGGTTTTCATCCCGACGGGTTCGAGTATTACGGCCATATCTCGGCGCTGAAAGCCGGGTTGACCGGGGCCTGGGCAATCACCACCGTCAGCCCGACCTATGCACAGGAACTGACGACCGAGGAATTCGGTCTGGGGCTTGAAGGGGTGATCCGCGCGCGGGCGGCGCAGATGACCGGTATCCTGAACGGGATCGACACCGATCAATGGACCCCGACCAGCGATCCCGCGATCGTGCCGTTTTCGACGCCGCGCGGGAAGGTTGCCAACACCGTCGCGCTGCGGGCCGAGTTCGGGCTTGCCCCCAGCGACGGGCCGCTGGCGGCGGTTGTGTCGCGGCTGTCCGACCAGAAAGGGCTGGATCTGCTGCTGGGCGCGCTGCCCGCGTTGCTTGACGGCGGTGGCCAGTTGGTCCTGCTCGGCTCGGGCGACCGGCGGATGGAAAACGACTGGCTCAACGCCGCAGCCGCGCATCCCGGTCAGGTGGCGGTCCGCATCGGCTATGACGAAACCCTGTCGCACCGGATCTATGCCGGGGCGGATGCCATTCTGGTCCCCTCGCGGTTCGAGCCCTGCGGGCTGACGCAGATGTACGGGCTGCGCTATGGCGCGGTGCCCGTGGTCGCGCGCACCGGCGGGCTGGCTGACACGGTGATCAACGCCAATGCCGCCGCCCTTGCCGCCGGCTGCGCCACCGGCATCGTGCATGCGCCCAAATCCATAGCGGCGCTGGCCCATGCCCTGACGCATCTGTGCCGGTTGTGGCACGACAGGCCCGCCTTCCAACGTCTTCAGCGTAATGCCATGAAACACCCCGTCGGCTGGGAGGCCAGCGCGCCACTCTATGCGGCGCTCTATGGCCAACTGGCGGCGGCGCACCCGGAGTCCTCATGA
- a CDS encoding (2Fe-2S)-binding protein: MKATWILPDGRQITADVAQGRPLMEAAVDANVPGIIGECGGTMSCATCHVYVDEAWLTAAGSASDFEDAMLDATDAPRLDQSRLSCQLEMSPALDGIILRVPEV; encoded by the coding sequence ATGAAAGCCACGTGGATTCTGCCCGACGGTCGCCAGATCACCGCCGATGTTGCCCAAGGCCGCCCTCTGATGGAGGCCGCCGTCGACGCCAATGTCCCCGGCATCATCGGCGAATGCGGCGGCACGATGAGCTGCGCCACCTGCCACGTTTATGTCGACGAGGCATGGCTGACAGCAGCGGGCAGCGCGTCGGATTTTGAAGACGCGATGCTCGACGCCACCGACGCCCCGCGCCTCGATCAGTCGCGCCTGTCGTGCCAGTTGGAAATGTCCCCGGCGCTCGACGGCATCATCCTGCGCGTGCCCGAGGTTTAA
- a CDS encoding alpha-D-glucose phosphate-specific phosphoglucomutase, translated as MTTQTRIATQPIPGQKPGTSGLRKKTRVFMQPGYLENFVQSIWDGIGGIAGKTLVVGGDGRFFNEAAIQTILKMAAASGAARVIVGQNGFLSTPAASNLIRVRGADGGVILSASHNPGGPDEDFGIKYNMSNGGPAPEGVTDAIFAATETIAHYDIQEGPDADLSVIGERPFGVMTLTVVDPVAEYAALMEKLFDFKAIRDLLKSGYQLRFDAMHAITGPYAVEILERRLGAAPGSVVNAVPSPDFGGGHPDPNPVWAKDLMDAMYAPDGPDFGAASDGDGDRNMIVGKGCYVTPSDSLAVLAANAQLAPGYASGLKGVARSMPTSCAVDRVAEARGMPCYATPTGWKFFGNLLDAGMATLCGEESAGTGSDHVREKDGLWAVLLWLNILAVKKQSVAEVMAEHWAEFGRTYYSRHDYEAIETGVANDLMAALRGSLGGLPGQAAGDLVVESAEDFSYTDPVDGSVASRQGVQIRFEGGARVVLRLSGTGTEGATLRVYLERFDPADFGQDPQGALAPVIKAVEALAGIAARTGRSGPDVIT; from the coding sequence ATGACCACTCAAACCCGCATCGCGACGCAACCGATCCCCGGCCAGAAACCCGGCACGTCGGGCCTGCGCAAGAAAACCCGTGTGTTCATGCAGCCCGGGTATCTGGAGAATTTCGTCCAGTCGATCTGGGACGGGATCGGCGGGATCGCGGGCAAGACACTGGTGGTCGGCGGCGACGGGCGGTTCTTCAACGAGGCGGCGATCCAGACGATCCTGAAGATGGCCGCTGCCTCGGGCGCGGCGCGGGTGATCGTGGGGCAGAACGGGTTTCTGTCGACGCCCGCCGCGTCCAACCTGATCCGCGTGCGCGGCGCGGATGGTGGGGTAATCTTGTCAGCCAGCCACAATCCGGGCGGGCCGGATGAAGATTTTGGCATCAAATACAACATGTCAAACGGCGGTCCTGCGCCCGAAGGCGTGACAGACGCGATCTTTGCCGCGACCGAGACGATCGCGCATTACGACATTCAGGAAGGCCCGGATGCCGACCTGTCGGTGATCGGCGAGCGGCCGTTTGGCGTGATGACGCTCACCGTGGTGGACCCGGTGGCCGAGTATGCGGCGCTGATGGAAAAACTCTTCGATTTCAAAGCCATTCGCGACCTTCTTAAGTCCGGATATCAACTGCGCTTCGACGCGATGCACGCGATCACCGGACCCTATGCGGTCGAAATCCTTGAGCGGCGGCTGGGGGCTGCGCCCGGATCGGTGGTCAACGCCGTGCCCTCGCCGGATTTCGGCGGCGGGCATCCTGATCCGAACCCGGTCTGGGCCAAGGATCTGATGGACGCGATGTATGCCCCGGACGGGCCGGATTTCGGCGCGGCCTCGGATGGTGACGGGGATCGCAACATGATCGTCGGCAAAGGCTGCTATGTGACGCCCTCGGACAGTCTGGCGGTGCTGGCGGCGAATGCGCAGCTGGCACCGGGCTATGCGTCGGGGCTCAAGGGCGTGGCGCGCTCGATGCCGACGTCCTGCGCGGTGGACCGGGTGGCCGAAGCGCGCGGCATGCCGTGTTATGCGACCCCGACGGGGTGGAAGTTCTTTGGCAACCTGCTCGACGCCGGGATGGCGACGCTGTGCGGCGAGGAGTCAGCGGGAACCGGGTCGGATCATGTGCGCGAGAAAGACGGGCTGTGGGCGGTGCTGCTGTGGCTGAACATTCTGGCGGTGAAGAAGCAATCGGTGGCCGAGGTGATGGCCGAGCACTGGGCCGAATTCGGGCGGACCTATTATTCGCGCCACGATTACGAGGCGATCGAGACCGGTGTCGCGAATGATTTGATGGCGGCGCTGCGGGGATCGCTGGGCGGGCTGCCCGGTCAGGCGGCGGGTGATCTGGTGGTCGAGAGCGCCGAGGATTTCAGCTATACCGATCCGGTGGATGGCTCGGTCGCGTCCAGACAAGGCGTGCAGATCCGGTTTGAAGGCGGCGCGCGGGTGGTGCTGCGCTTGAGCGGAACGGGCACCGAGGGGGCGACGCTGCGGGTGTATCTGGAGCGCTTCGATCCGGCCGATTTCGGACAAGACCCGCAGGGGGCGCTGGCGCCGGTGATCAAGGCGGTCGAGGCGCTGGCGGGGATCGCGGCGCGGACCGGGCGGTCGGGGCCGGATGTGATCACCTGA
- the glgB gene encoding 1,4-alpha-glucan branching protein GlgB, whose protein sequence is MVRAKTPAKSVITQDDVAEIKSGRVLDPFAVFGPRHRGQAGFLVAFDPAAETMEALTPKGSLPMQALGDGLFTGQLGTETSYRLRATKGPHLWDFDDPYRFGPVLGPLDLHLISEGTHRRLWQALGAHAITHEGCAGVHFAVWAPNARQVSVVGDFNGWDRRRAVMRRRGAGVWEIFLPGLQPGETYKYDIAPMHGGSALKADPLARATQLPPDTASRIATSQPYDWADDAWMESRHLRNNREAPITIYEAHLGSWRHRDGRSLTYREAGIELVDYAHDMGFTHIELMPLAEYPFGGSWGYQPTAMYAPTSRFGTPDDFRALIDAAHAKGMGVLMDWVPAHFPTDAHALAQFDGTALYEHGDPREGYHPDWNTLIYNVGRTEVKNFLTANAIFWLREFHLDGLRVDAVASMLYRDYSRKQGEWVPNHLGGRENFESITFLREMNALAYGEGPDGLMTVAEESTAWPGVTTPVHEGGLGFGFKWNMGWMNDTLRYIEHDPIHRRHHHDLMTFGLVYGFSENFVLPISHDEVVHGKGSMLQKMPGDHATKLSNLRAYYGFMWGHPGKKLLFMGCEFAQDHEWNHDFGLDWGALNHPGHAGMQRLVRDLNTLYRAEPALHARDADSNGFAWVDREARAESVFSWLRYGHAEHRPVAVLTNFTPVERQWRIGLPRPGRWREALNTDAGLYGGGNRGNFGSVHANGPPHAAQPHSAVVTLPPLSTLFLIPEDDR, encoded by the coding sequence ATGGTTCGGGCAAAAACACCTGCGAAAAGTGTGATAACACAAGACGATGTGGCCGAGATCAAGTCCGGCCGCGTCCTCGATCCCTTTGCGGTTTTCGGACCGCGTCACCGGGGACAAGCCGGGTTTCTGGTCGCCTTCGATCCGGCAGCCGAAACAATGGAAGCACTCACGCCCAAGGGCAGTCTGCCGATGCAGGCGCTGGGTGACGGGCTGTTCACCGGCCAGCTGGGCACTGAAACCAGCTATCGGCTGCGGGCCACGAAGGGACCGCACCTGTGGGATTTCGATGACCCCTACCGCTTTGGCCCTGTGCTGGGTCCGCTGGATCTGCACCTGATCAGTGAAGGCACGCACCGGCGTCTGTGGCAGGCTCTGGGCGCGCATGCGATCACCCATGAGGGCTGCGCGGGCGTGCATTTCGCCGTCTGGGCCCCGAATGCGCGGCAGGTTTCCGTCGTCGGTGACTTCAACGGCTGGGACCGCAGACGCGCTGTGATGCGGCGGCGGGGTGCCGGGGTCTGGGAGATTTTCCTCCCCGGTCTGCAACCCGGCGAGACCTATAAATACGACATCGCCCCCATGCACGGCGGCAGCGCGCTCAAGGCCGATCCGCTAGCCCGCGCGACCCAGCTGCCGCCCGATACCGCCTCGCGCATTGCCACGTCGCAGCCTTATGACTGGGCCGATGACGCCTGGATGGAAAGCCGCCACCTGCGCAACAACCGCGAGGCGCCGATCACCATCTATGAGGCCCATCTGGGCAGCTGGCGGCACCGCGACGGGCGGTCGCTGACGTACCGCGAGGCCGGGATCGAGCTGGTCGATTACGCGCATGACATGGGGTTCACCCATATCGAGCTGATGCCGCTGGCCGAATACCCGTTCGGCGGCTCGTGGGGCTATCAGCCGACCGCGATGTACGCACCCACCAGCCGTTTCGGCACACCTGACGATTTCCGCGCCCTGATCGACGCCGCGCATGCCAAGGGCATGGGGGTGCTGATGGACTGGGTTCCCGCCCATTTCCCGACCGATGCGCACGCGCTGGCGCAGTTCGACGGCACCGCGCTGTACGAACATGGCGATCCGCGCGAAGGCTATCACCCGGACTGGAACACGCTGATCTACAATGTCGGCCGCACCGAGGTGAAGAATTTCCTCACCGCCAACGCGATCTTCTGGCTGCGCGAGTTCCATCTGGACGGGCTGCGCGTCGATGCCGTGGCGTCGATGCTGTACCGTGACTATTCGCGCAAGCAGGGCGAATGGGTGCCCAACCATCTGGGCGGGCGCGAGAATTTCGAATCCATCACCTTCCTGCGTGAGATGAACGCGCTGGCATATGGCGAAGGCCCCGACGGGCTGATGACCGTGGCCGAGGAGAGCACGGCATGGCCCGGGGTGACAACGCCGGTGCATGAGGGCGGCCTCGGCTTTGGCTTCAAGTGGAACATGGGGTGGATGAACGACACCCTGCGCTATATCGAACACGACCCGATCCACCGCCGCCACCACCACGACCTGATGACCTTTGGTCTGGTCTATGGATTCAGCGAAAACTTCGTCCTGCCGATCAGCCATGACGAGGTGGTGCATGGCAAAGGCAGCATGCTGCAAAAGATGCCGGGCGATCATGCCACCAAACTGTCAAACCTGCGGGCCTATTATGGCTTCATGTGGGGGCATCCGGGCAAAAAGCTGTTGTTCATGGGCTGCGAGTTCGCGCAGGATCATGAGTGGAACCATGATTTCGGGCTGGACTGGGGCGCGCTGAACCATCCGGGCCATGCGGGCATGCAGCGGCTGGTGCGTGATCTCAACACGCTTTACCGCGCCGAGCCCGCGCTGCACGCGCGCGATGCGGATTCCAACGGTTTCGCCTGGGTTGACCGCGAGGCGCGGGCGGAATCGGTGTTCAGCTGGCTGCGCTATGGCCATGCCGAGCATCGCCCGGTGGCCGTGCTGACCAACTTCACCCCGGTCGAGCGTCAGTGGCGCATCGGCCTGCCCCGCCCCGGCCGCTGGCGCGAGGCGCTCAACACCGACGCGGGCCTTTATGGTGGCGGGAACCGGGGCAATTTCGGCTCTGTCCACGCCAATGGCCCGCCCCACGCGGCGCAACCGCATAGCGCGGTGGTGACCTTGCCGCCGCTTTCCACCCTGTTTCTGATACCGGAGGACGACCGATGA